GCCCTCGGATCTGATCGACATCATCGCTTCTGGCGACGACGCCACACTGACCACCGTCAAAGGCATCGGCAACAAGACGGCCCAGCGCATCGTTGTCGACCTCAAGAGTAAGGTGCGTCCCGTGGCAGGACTCGACGAACGGCGTGCTGCAGCCTCGCGAGGGTCACAGACAGACACGTCCGAAGAGGCCGTGGCGGCGCTCGTCATGCTGGGTTTCCAGAAAAACGCCTCGCAAAAAGCCGTCGAGAAACTCCTCAAGGAGGATCCCAACATGCCCGTCGAACAGATCGTACGCAGTGCCCTGAAAGTGCTCTGATCGCCTTGACGCATCGTTTCCCGTCACTATTCCCCATCCGTATGAAAACAGGTTGCCCCTATCGTTCTACCCTTCTCCTTGCACTCTTCTTCGCCATACTCTGGTCCGGAGGGCGCGCCGCAGCGCAGGCTCCGGCTGACTCCGCGCGCAAGGACTCCGTCCCCCCGACCATCGCTACGCTGGGCAAGCCACGCTTCCCCGTGGCACGCACCGCTCCCCTCTTCTACCGCGACCTGACACAGCCCATGCCTGCCGACCTCCACAACCCGGACAATCTGCAAACCACCGTTGAGTACGACATCCTCACGAACCGGTATATCGTCCGTACACGCGTGGGCGACATGGAGCTCGGCACACCCATCACCATGACTCCCGAGCAATACCAGCAGTACAGCATGCAACAGTCGATGAAGGCCTATTATCGCCAGAGAAACGACGAGAACTTCCGACAGGCAAGTGGCGAAAAGCTGAACTTGATGGACATGCGTTTCAACATCGGTGCCGCTGATCGGGTGTTCGGCCCCGGAGGTATACGCGTCAAGTCGCAGGGGACGGCGGAGATGAAGGTGGGCATGAAGTCCAGTGGCACGAAGAACCCCACCTTGCCCGAACGATCGCGCAACCATACCTTCTTCAACTTCGACAACAACGTACAGCTCAACATGCAGGCCTCCGTCGGCACGAAGGTCAATTTCGGGCTGAACTACAACACCCAATCGTCGTTCGAGTTCGACGCTTCACGCTTGAATCTAGCCTACGCGGGCGACGAAGACGAGATCATCAAGAACATCGAGGCCGGTAACGTGAGCCTGAACACGGGCAACTCGCTCATTCGTGGTGGGGCGGCCCTGTTCGGCATTAAGACGGAGCTACAGTTTGGCAAACTGCGCGTCAACGCCCTCTTGGCCCAACAGAACTCCGAGTCGCGTACCATCACCTCGCAGGGGGGCGTACAGACGACGGACTTCGAGATCAACATCGACAACTATGACGAAAACCGCCACTTCTTCCTGGGTCATTTCTTCCGTGACCGCTATGACGAGGCCATGGCCAAGTTGCCCCTCGTGGCGTCGAGTGCCAAGATCACCAAGATAGAGGTATGGGTGACCAACCGCCGTGGCAATTACAATGAGGCGCGAGACATTGTCGCCTTCTCCGACCTCGGTGAGAACGTCCATATCGGCAACACGGCTGAGGTGCAGGCTTCGGGTACGGTGCGGATGACCCACAACGAGGCCAACACGCTCTACTCCCGCGTCAACGCCTTGACCGATGCGCGCAGCATTGATCGCGTCAACGGGGCACTGAGCTTCTTGGAGGACGGGCGCGACTATGAGAAGATCGGTAGTGCACGCCTACTCAGCCCCTCCGAATATTCGCTTAACGAGGCCTTAGGGTATATCTCCCTCTCGACCGCCTTGCAACCAGACGAAAGTTTAGCGGTGGCCTTTGAGTACACCTATGGCGGGCAGACGTTTAAGGTGGGAGAGATCTCGACCGACAATACGAATAACACCGGTGGATGCCTCTTCGTCAAGCTGATCAAGGGTATCAATGAGGCTCCGGGCATGCCATTCTGGGATCTGATGATGAAGAATGTCTACTCCCTCGAGGCATTCTCCGTGCAGAAGGACCGCTTCAAACTAGACATTGTCTACCAGAGCGACACGGTCGGCACTTACGTCTACAGCATCCAAGAGGGAAATATCGCCGGGCGTACCTTGCTACAGGTAATGAACCTCGACCGCCTCGACGTCAACAATGAGCCCTATCCGAACGGTTCGTTCGACTTCGTGGAGGGCTACACCATCCAACCCGCCAACGGACGTATATTCTTCCCCGTCGTGGAGCCCTTCGGACGGCACCTCCGGAAGGCCATCGGTAACAACGCCATTGCCGATCGGTACGTGTTTCAGGAACTCTATGACTCCACCAAGACCGTCGCCCAACAGATTGCAGAGAAGAACAAGTTCAAGCTACGTGGCAAGTACCGTGCGTCATCGGCATCGGACATCAACCTGGGTTCGACCAACGTAGCCCGCGGATCTGTTGTCGTCACCGCCGGGGGCGTTCGACTGACCGAGAATGTGGACTACGTCGTGGACTACGCTTCCGGTATCGTCAGTATCATCAACGAGAGCGTACTGGCCAATCGCAGTTCCATCAGTGTATCGTTAGAGAACCAGTCCGTCTACAGCATGCAACGCAAAACGATGATGGGCCTCGACCTGAACTATGAGTTCTCGAAGCACTTTTCAGCCGGAGCCACCGTGATGCACCTCTCCGAAATGCCCCTCACCACAAAAACCGCCATGGGCGAGGAGTCGATCAACAACACCCTTTGGGGGGCCAATCTGGCCTACAAGGGAGAAAGTCAGTGGTTGACGAACGTAGTGGACAAGCTCCCGCTCTTGAACCTCACCCAGCCCAGCCAGATCTCCCTCAATGCGGAGTTCGCTCACCTCATCGCCGGACACTACCAGAACGAGAACACGGGTCGCTATTCCTACCTCGACGACTTTGAGTCCACCCGAAACAGCATCGACCTACTGAACCCCTACCTCTGGTCGCTAGCCAGCACACCTTACGATAACGGCGCCGCAGCGAAGTTCCCCGAGGCCTCACTCGTCAATAACACAGAGTATGGCAAGAACCGCGCGCTCTTTGCTTGGTATTACATCGACGGACTCTTTACTCGCCGCAACTCGAGCCTCCGACCGAAGTATCTTACGGACAAGGACATCTCGAACCACTATGTCCGTCCGATCGAGTATTCCGAGATCTATCCCAACAAGGATTTGGCATACAACGAGACCAACATGCTTAACACCCTCAACCTGGCCTATTACCCGACCGAGCGAGGCCCCTACAACCTGGACGTAGATGGCATGAACGCCGATGGCACCTTAGCGAATCCGCAGCGCCGTTGGGGTGGCATGATGCGACGACTGGACCAGACGGACTTCGAGGCTTCCAATATTGAGTACATCGAGTTTTGGATGATGGATCCCTTCATCTATAACCGGGAGACAACCAAGGGGGGCGACCTCTTCTTACATCTCGGCGACGTATCGGAAGACATACTGAGGGACGGCAAGAAGTTCTTCGAGAACGGTCTGCCCGTCAACGGCAACCTGAGCCAGGTTGACACGAACGTCTGGGGTCGGATACCCCGACAGCAGAGCACTGTCTATGCCTTTGACAACACCACCGGTGCGCGTCGTGTGCAGGATGTGGGCCTTAACGGTCTCTCCTCCACCGAGGAGCGCGCCTTCCCCACGTATAAGAATTATGTGGAACGGCTGCGTGCCAAGGTCTCGGCCGACACATGGATGCGATGGGAGCACGACCCCTTCTCACCCGTCAATGACCCTGCGGGCGACGACTACCATTACTTCCGCGGTTCGGATTACGACCGTGATCAGGTAGATATCCTCACCCGATACAAGCATTACAACGGTACGGAGGGCAACTCCACCGCCTCGGAAGATTCTCCGGAGAGTTACGACATCTCATCCAAGACCAACCCCGATGTGGAAGACATCAACGGAGACAACACCATGAGCGACTTGGAGCGCTATTATGAGTATCGTGTCTCGATCCGCCCTAAGGACATGGTCGTGGGGCAGAACCATATCGTCAACGAGCGACGCGTCCGCGTTCGCCTGCCTAATGGTGACACGACATCCGTCACCTGGTACCAGTTCAAGGTACCGGTCAAGGAGTACCTCCGCCGCGTGGGCACCATTCAGGGGTACAAGAGTATCCGCTTCATGCGCCTTTACATGACTGACTTTTACGAGACCACCATCCTACGTCTGGGCACCTTCGACCTCGTTCGCGGTGACTGGCGCACCTACCTCCAGAGCCTGGCACCTATCGGCGCGCCCCCGTCCGTGAATGGCACCCTCGACGTCACTTCCGTCAACATAGAGGAGAATGGCGACCGCGAGCCGGTCAACTATATCCTGCCCCCGGGCGTCACCCGAATGACCGACCCCAGCCAGCCGCAGATCAGGCAGCAAAACGAGCAGGCCCTCTCGCTGAAGGTCACCAATCTGGCCTCGCAAGACGCACGCGCCATCTACAAGAGTACCAAATACGACATGCGTCGCTACAAGCGCCTCCAGCTCTTCGTTCACGCCGAGCGATTGATCAACGACGTCACCAGCCTGGCCAATGGCGAGCTGTCCGTGTTCATCCGACTCGGATCGGACTACAAGAACAACTACTACGAGTATGAGGTACCCCTCACCCTCACCCCTGCCGGACGATACAATAGCAGCAGCGAGGCCGACCGCTCCACCGTTTGGCCGGAAAGCAATATGATCGACTTCCCAACCGAGGTGCTTACCAATCTGAAGAATAAGCGCAACCGGGCCAAGCGTGAGGGTCGTGCGGGGGTATCGTTTGCCACGGTCTATTCCGAGATGGATCCGCAGCGGCAGATGAATAAGGTGAGCGTGGTGGGCAACCCTTCGCTCGCTGAGGTGCGCACGATTATGATCGGCGTCCGCAACAACGCTAAGGACCTCAAGAGCGGCGAGGTCTGGGTCAACGAGCTTCGCTTGACCGACTTCGACGAGCGAGGCGGATGGGCCGCCAATGGCTCGCTCAGTGTGGCCCTCTCGGACCTCGGAACGATTCAGGCTGCCGGGCGGATCACGACAGCCGGATTCGGGCAGATCGACCAATCCATCGGCGAGCGCAGCATGGATAACTACACCCAGTATGCCGTCTCTACCTCCCTCCAGCTCGGCAAGTTCTTCCCCGAAAAGGCTCAGGTGAACCTGCCGCTTTACTATGCCTATTCGCGTGAGACTATCTCGCCGGAATACAACCCGTTAGACGGCGACGTCCACCTCCGCGATGCCCTTGATGCCGCCGTAACCACGGCCCAAAAGGACTCCATCCGCAACCTCACGCAGCAGAGGGTCACCACCAAGAGCGTCGCCCTTTCGAACGCGCACGTGAACATCCAAAGCAAGACACCTATGCCTTACGACCCGTCGAACTTCTCCTTCGGCTACGCCTATAACGAGCGTGAACGGAAAGACCCAGAGACGGTCTACGAGACTACGAAAAATTATCAGGGCAACCTCAGCTACATCTATACGCCCTACATCCGACCCTTCCAGCCCTTCGAGAAGCTGCAGAAGAGCAATGGCTATACCCGCTATATCAAGCAACTGGCCTTCAATTACCTCCCCTCCACCATCACCTTCCAGACCACCATGCTCCGCAACTACAACGAGCTTCAGCTCCGCGACATGGACCACCTGGACGACGCAGCCTCCGCGACCACCCTGCCGGTCTCCTTCAGCAGCCTATTCACCTGGGATCGCAGCTTCAGCATCCGATGGAGCCCCCTGACGAACCTCACAGCCGATTTCTCCGCCGGAACTAACGCCCGCATCGAGGAGCCGCACGTGCAGGTCAACAAGAAGCTCAACCGCTCGGACTATGAGCTCTGGAAGGACTCCATCAAGCGCAGCATCGCCCAGCTTGGCACGCCCCTGCTCTACGACCAAACCCTGAACGTCACCTACAGCCTGCCCCTGCAATACATCCCCATCCTCGACTGGGTGGCGGCTAACATGACCTACAATACGCAGTACAACTGGGAGAGCGGCTCTCGCGTTGACCAGACCACCAAGACCGGTAACACGATCAAGAACCAGCGCCAAATGAATTATACCGCCGGCCTCAACCTGCAAGGCCTTTACAACAAGAGCTCGTTCCTCAAGACCGTGAACCAGAAATACGGCGCTCTGGCCGATGCGCAGCGCAGCGAGGGATCCCGCCGACGTCGCGTGAAGCAGAATTATGAGGCCACCATCCGGCTCAGCCCTGACAGTGGCACGATCGTATCGCACAGCCTGATGACGAAGAAGTTAGCCCGCGTCACGGCGCGGCGAACCGACGACAGCTCGCGCTACAACATCACGTACAAGGTGATCGACTTCGCCCGCATCCGCATTACGAATCGGGACTCGGTGGAGCTACGCATCGTCGTCGTCCCTGCCCCGCCCAAAGAGGAAACGCCCGCTTACAAGGGTCTGGAGTACGCCGCACGCTTCCTGATGATGGTGCGCCGCGTCAACCTACAGTTCTCGCAGACGGATGGCATGAAGGTGGACGGCTTCCAGCCTCAGATTGGCGACTGGATTGGGCAAGCCTCCACGGCCTACGGTCGGGCACCCGGATGGGGTTTTGCTTTTGGCGACGTCCGCGAGAGCTATGTCCGCGAGGCTTACGACCGCCACTGGCTGATGACAGAAAGCGAGCAGAACTATCTGGCCCAGATCAATAGCAGCCGCACCTTGACCGGATCGGCCACCATCGAACCCGCCGTGGGCATGAAGATCGAGCTCAACATCAATCGAGTGGACTCCCGCGACGCGGAGATTCAGTATCTCTATTCCGGCATGCCCACCATGCACCGAGGCACCTTCACGATGACCACCTCCACGATCGGTAGCGCCTTTGCCAGCCTCGGCAGCGCCACCAATGGCTACGAGTCCGGCCCCTTCCGACGTTTCGTGGAGAACCGTGCCATCATAGCCTCGCGCATCGAGCGTGAGTATGACGGGGCCACCTATCCCAGCGAAGGCTTCCTAGCCCAGTCCGAACTGGCCGGTAAGGCCCACAACGCGACGAAAAGCCCCGTCAGTCAGAACGCGTCCGACGTACTCATCCCCGCCTTCCTGGCCGCATACACCGGCCGCAGCGCATCCCGCGTGGCCCTGACCGCCTTCCCCTCCATGCTCAGCCTACTGCCCAACTGGCGCCTCTCGTACGACGGACTCGTGCAGATCCCCTTCATCCGTCGCCACTTCAAGACCATGACCCTCAGCCACCAGTATCGCTGCGTCTACACCGTCGGCACCTACCAGTCACACCTATCCTGGGTCGGCATCGGTCGCGGCGACCGCGGTTACATCAAAGACGCCTCGGGCGACCCTCGCCCGTCATCACCGTATGACATAGCGTCGGTCAGCATCACTGAGGCTTTCTCGCCCCTCATCGGAATTGACGCCATGTTCCTCAACAATGTCACGGCCGGTCTGAAGTACCAAAAGACGCGCAACCTGAACCTGAACATCACCTCTTATCAAGTCGTCGAGACCCACAGTGGGGAGTTCACGGTGAGTTTAGGCTACAAATACGCCGAGTTTAATAAGGTATTGAAGATGCGCAAGAAAGGTGACTTCAGTAACGACCTCATGCTCCGGTTCGATTACAGCCGCCGCCGCACGCAGTCACTGATCCGTAAGATCGAGAATGCCTATACGCAGCTGACCGCCGGTACGATGACCCAAAGCCTACAGTTCTCTGCCGACTATGCCTTCAGCCGTGCCGTTACCGTTCGCGCCTACTACGATCTCCAGATCAATACGCCGCTCATCTCGAACAACTCCTATCCGACCTCCAACGCTGACTATGGCATCAGCCTCCGCTTCTCTCTGGCGCAATAGCAGTCCGCGCGGCGGCGGCTAAAGGTCAAGGCCCCGCGGCCAACCGTCCCACAGACGACACCCTCCAATGAACCCCGGCTCAGTCGGGGTTCATTTTTTTGTGCTCTATGTTGAAGCTAGACAGCCCGGCGGTCGATGTTTTTCGTCCGAATGGGTAGGGGCGTATCGAATACGCCCTCCCTGGCGGCCCCGTTAAGGGGACGAACACCCGTACCGGGTTTTATCGATGGTTATTTTAGGACAACCATCCGGGCCCTATCGTGCCCGTTTGGAGGGCGTATGCGATACGCCCCTACCCTGACGGTCGAAAAAACACGTTCGTATTTTGAACTCCTGAGGGGTCGGAGTACCCTTAACACGTTCGTATTTTGAAGTACCGAGCACTATTGTATGACAATACGGCAGGTATTTTGAAGTACCGAGTGGTAGGAGTGCAAAATTCGGTGCCGTATTGTCATGCTCCACCCCTCAGGAGTTCAAAATACCTGCCGTATTTTCAGTCACCACCCCTCGGCAGTTCAAAATACCTGCCGTATTGGCAGCCCCTACCCCTCCGCAGTCCCAAATACGAACCCGTCACGCCCCCTCCGCCCCCTCCGCAGTCCCAAAAACGGACGTGACATTCCAGCCCCCATACCCGCCACCGTCCCCTTTCCGGGGACGCCTGATGGGGCGTATGCAATACGCCCCTACCCTGACGGACAAAAAACGAGAATCGGAGGCGTAAGGGCGTATTGCATACGCCCCACAATCGAGCACGATAGAGCCCGGATGATTCCCATAAATCACCCAACGAAATAACCGGGCACCCGCATTCATCCCCTTGTCGGGGACGTCCGATGGGGCGTATGCAATACGCCCCTACCCATTCGGATGAAAACAATCGACCGGAGGTGTAGGGGCGTATTGCATACGCCCCACAAACGGGCACGGCAGGGCCCGATCGCCCCCAATAAATCACCCTGCGACACAACCGGGTACCCGCCTTCGTCCCCTTGTCGGAAACGTCTGATGGGGCGTATGCTGTTGCGCCCTACCCTGACGGACAAAAAACGAGAACCGGAGGCGTAGGGGCGTATTGCATACGCCCCACAATCAGGCACAATAGGGCCCGGACAACCCCAATAAATCACCCTGTGAAATAACCGGGTACCCGCCTTCATCCCCTTGTCGGGGACGTCTAATGGGGCGTATGCAATACGCCCCTACCCTGACGGACAAAAAACGAGAACCGAAGGCGTAGGGCGATGCCCATTTTTTATCCGTCAGACCATCCGTCGACCATTGTGCGTCCGGAGGAACGGCATCGGTCCCCAAGCGCCCGGAAAGACGAGTTGCAAGGACGCGCCCGGAAATCCGAGTGTCCGAAGCGGAGCGTAGCGACGCAAGTTTTTCGGATTTCAGCGTCCGCAGCTCGTCTTTCAGCTTGGGTGACCGTAGCCTTGACCTTCTTTTGCCTCCTTTTCTTGTGTCAAGACAAGAAAAGGAGGTGGGGGCCGGTGGGGGCTAGCCCCCACCCCTTGACAGACGAAGGGTAGGGCCCGGACGATTCCCATACATATCGATATAGGCATGTAGGGGCCGGTGGGGGCTAGCCCCCACCCCTTGGCAGATGAACGGCAGGGCCCAGACGCTTCCCCATATATATAGGTATAGAGAAGGGCAGGCCGATGGCGGTCAGCCCTCCCGCCTCGCATTTTTTACCATCAATGAGTTGCAATTCAAAATACACCCTATATTTGCGGTGTCGAGAGACCCACTTTTCACATATATAAATCACATACGAGAATGAAAGACGTTAAATCCATCTCTGGAATCAATCATCACTACCCGTTGGGTATGCACATTGACATGCAGGTGCAGCTGTACGACATACTACAGCCCGTCGCCCCTGCCAAAATCCTCTTAGACGCCGCTGATCTTCCCGCCTGGAAGTCCGACATCGACAAAGAGAAAGAGTCCGTCCGTGAGCCGTCAGCTTACGCGGAGACTAAGTATCTGAAAGAGAAAGACAAGAAGCGTGACGAGATCGTCACCTCCCTCTTCCAGGAGATCCGCATGGCAGCTCGCTCGATGGTTGAGGATAGGCAGAAGGCGGGCCACCGCCTCTGCCTGATCGTAGACGCCTATAAAGGTCTGCAAAGCGAGAACATCGCCAACAAGACCGGTCACGTCACGGGCCTGCTGCTCGACCTCGGCAAACCGGAAGCCACAGCCGACCTGACGACCCTCGGGCTCGCCACCACCGTGCCTATGCTCAAGAACATCAACGACGAGTTTGTCACCCTGCGCACCCAACGCCTCAAAGCCGAGGCCGAAGACACTCAGACCGCAGGCACCGACCTAAGAGCTAAGAACGACGCGACGGCCACGAAGATCTTCCGTCACATCGAGGCCGCCTACATCGCAGCTGCCTCAGACGAGGATCGGAAGTTAGTCGGTGATCTGATCGATCGCATCAACACGGTCCTCAGCTACACCAAGACGCACTACAGCCAGAGCCTCGCCCTCAAGCGACTGGCTGCCGAGCGGAGGAAACAACCCAAAGACCCCAAGAAACCCAAGAAGCCCAAGAAGGGCACTGACCCCGAAATCCGTCTCCCGGACGACGGCCAACCCAAGACACCCGAAACGCCGAAGAAGCCAGAGGGAGGCGGCGGTGGCAGCGGTAAGCATCCCGAAGGCGGCGGTGGAGGCACCGGAGGCGGCGGTAAGCATCCCGAGGGCGGCAGCGGAGGCACCGGCGGAGGAGGTAAGCCCTCCGAAGGCGGCGGAGGAGGCACCGGCGGCAGCGGTGGCGGCCCCGAGATCCACCTCCCAGAAGAATAAGGAACGCACTTTCTTTAGTTTTTTCTTCATATCTAGTCTCCCCGGGAACGGCCTCGCCTGTCGAGGTACGCCCGGGGTTTATTTTTTGCCCCCACTCCGTCCGGCAAGGACAATCCATCAACCATCATACCCACACAGTACCCATTTTTCGTCCGAATGGATAATGCTGAAAACGTATGGGTTCAAAAAATGAACGTGTTTTTTCGACCGTCAGGGTAGGGGCGTATTGAATACGCCCCCCAATCGGGCATGATAGGGCCCGGATGGTTGTCGTGAAATAGCCGTCGATATAACCGGGTATCTGCATTCGTCCCCTTGGCGGGGACGTCAGGGGGACGAACGCAAGACACGTGTTCGCCACCGTCGGTGCCGTCTGGAGGGCGTATTCGATACGCCCCTACAACCTGGTACATCAATGGATCTGAAAAATACGATTCCTTGCCCCCTATGACAGGTATTCGATACACCCGTCCCCTGACGGTCAAAAGAACATGATCATTTTTCTAACCACAGATATGCAGCGATTTCCCATTTTTATCCGTCAAACCATCTGCCGACCATTGTGTATCCGGAGGAACGGCATCGGTCCCCAAGCGCCCGGAAAGACGAGTTGCAAGGACGCGCCCGGAAATCCGAGTGTCCGAAGCGGAGCGTAGCGACGCAAGTTTTTCGGATTTCGTCCCGTGCCCGGTTTCTTTGGATGTACCAGGCAAACTTCCCAGCCCCGGCAGGGGCCTTTTCTTGTGTCAAGACAAGAAAAGGAGGTGGGGGCTGGTGGGGGCTAGCCCCCACCCCGTAGTAGACGGAGGTT
The sequence above is drawn from the Tannerella serpentiformis genome and encodes:
- the ruvA gene encoding Holliday junction branch migration protein RuvA gives rise to the protein MIEYIKGEIVELQPALMIMECGGVGYELNISLTTYSTFDGLREGKIYVHEVIREDAHLLYGFASREERELFLLLTSVSGVGPNTARMILSSFKPSDLIDIIASGDDATLTTVKGIGNKTAQRIVVDLKSKVRPVAGLDERRAAASRGSQTDTSEEAVAALVMLGFQKNASQKAVEKLLKEDPNMPVEQIVRSALKVL
- the sov gene encoding T9SS outer membrane translocon Sov/SprA, whose protein sequence is MKTGCPYRSTLLLALFFAILWSGGRAAAQAPADSARKDSVPPTIATLGKPRFPVARTAPLFYRDLTQPMPADLHNPDNLQTTVEYDILTNRYIVRTRVGDMELGTPITMTPEQYQQYSMQQSMKAYYRQRNDENFRQASGEKLNLMDMRFNIGAADRVFGPGGIRVKSQGTAEMKVGMKSSGTKNPTLPERSRNHTFFNFDNNVQLNMQASVGTKVNFGLNYNTQSSFEFDASRLNLAYAGDEDEIIKNIEAGNVSLNTGNSLIRGGAALFGIKTELQFGKLRVNALLAQQNSESRTITSQGGVQTTDFEINIDNYDENRHFFLGHFFRDRYDEAMAKLPLVASSAKITKIEVWVTNRRGNYNEARDIVAFSDLGENVHIGNTAEVQASGTVRMTHNEANTLYSRVNALTDARSIDRVNGALSFLEDGRDYEKIGSARLLSPSEYSLNEALGYISLSTALQPDESLAVAFEYTYGGQTFKVGEISTDNTNNTGGCLFVKLIKGINEAPGMPFWDLMMKNVYSLEAFSVQKDRFKLDIVYQSDTVGTYVYSIQEGNIAGRTLLQVMNLDRLDVNNEPYPNGSFDFVEGYTIQPANGRIFFPVVEPFGRHLRKAIGNNAIADRYVFQELYDSTKTVAQQIAEKNKFKLRGKYRASSASDINLGSTNVARGSVVVTAGGVRLTENVDYVVDYASGIVSIINESVLANRSSISVSLENQSVYSMQRKTMMGLDLNYEFSKHFSAGATVMHLSEMPLTTKTAMGEESINNTLWGANLAYKGESQWLTNVVDKLPLLNLTQPSQISLNAEFAHLIAGHYQNENTGRYSYLDDFESTRNSIDLLNPYLWSLASTPYDNGAAAKFPEASLVNNTEYGKNRALFAWYYIDGLFTRRNSSLRPKYLTDKDISNHYVRPIEYSEIYPNKDLAYNETNMLNTLNLAYYPTERGPYNLDVDGMNADGTLANPQRRWGGMMRRLDQTDFEASNIEYIEFWMMDPFIYNRETTKGGDLFLHLGDVSEDILRDGKKFFENGLPVNGNLSQVDTNVWGRIPRQQSTVYAFDNTTGARRVQDVGLNGLSSTEERAFPTYKNYVERLRAKVSADTWMRWEHDPFSPVNDPAGDDYHYFRGSDYDRDQVDILTRYKHYNGTEGNSTASEDSPESYDISSKTNPDVEDINGDNTMSDLERYYEYRVSIRPKDMVVGQNHIVNERRVRVRLPNGDTTSVTWYQFKVPVKEYLRRVGTIQGYKSIRFMRLYMTDFYETTILRLGTFDLVRGDWRTYLQSLAPIGAPPSVNGTLDVTSVNIEENGDREPVNYILPPGVTRMTDPSQPQIRQQNEQALSLKVTNLASQDARAIYKSTKYDMRRYKRLQLFVHAERLINDVTSLANGELSVFIRLGSDYKNNYYEYEVPLTLTPAGRYNSSSEADRSTVWPESNMIDFPTEVLTNLKNKRNRAKREGRAGVSFATVYSEMDPQRQMNKVSVVGNPSLAEVRTIMIGVRNNAKDLKSGEVWVNELRLTDFDERGGWAANGSLSVALSDLGTIQAAGRITTAGFGQIDQSIGERSMDNYTQYAVSTSLQLGKFFPEKAQVNLPLYYAYSRETISPEYNPLDGDVHLRDALDAAVTTAQKDSIRNLTQQRVTTKSVALSNAHVNIQSKTPMPYDPSNFSFGYAYNERERKDPETVYETTKNYQGNLSYIYTPYIRPFQPFEKLQKSNGYTRYIKQLAFNYLPSTITFQTTMLRNYNELQLRDMDHLDDAASATTLPVSFSSLFTWDRSFSIRWSPLTNLTADFSAGTNARIEEPHVQVNKKLNRSDYELWKDSIKRSIAQLGTPLLYDQTLNVTYSLPLQYIPILDWVAANMTYNTQYNWESGSRVDQTTKTGNTIKNQRQMNYTAGLNLQGLYNKSSFLKTVNQKYGALADAQRSEGSRRRRVKQNYEATIRLSPDSGTIVSHSLMTKKLARVTARRTDDSSRYNITYKVIDFARIRITNRDSVELRIVVVPAPPKEETPAYKGLEYAARFLMMVRRVNLQFSQTDGMKVDGFQPQIGDWIGQASTAYGRAPGWGFAFGDVRESYVREAYDRHWLMTESEQNYLAQINSSRTLTGSATIEPAVGMKIELNINRVDSRDAEIQYLYSGMPTMHRGTFTMTTSTIGSAFASLGSATNGYESGPFRRFVENRAIIASRIEREYDGATYPSEGFLAQSELAGKAHNATKSPVSQNASDVLIPAFLAAYTGRSASRVALTAFPSMLSLLPNWRLSYDGLVQIPFIRRHFKTMTLSHQYRCVYTVGTYQSHLSWVGIGRGDRGYIKDASGDPRPSSPYDIASVSITEAFSPLIGIDAMFLNNVTAGLKYQKTRNLNLNITSYQVVETHSGEFTVSLGYKYAEFNKVLKMRKKGDFSNDLMLRFDYSRRRTQSLIRKIENAYTQLTAGTMTQSLQFSADYAFSRAVTVRAYYDLQINTPLISNNSYPTSNADYGISLRFSLAQ
- a CDS encoding DUF6261 family protein is translated as MKDVKSISGINHHYPLGMHIDMQVQLYDILQPVAPAKILLDAADLPAWKSDIDKEKESVREPSAYAETKYLKEKDKKRDEIVTSLFQEIRMAARSMVEDRQKAGHRLCLIVDAYKGLQSENIANKTGHVTGLLLDLGKPEATADLTTLGLATTVPMLKNINDEFVTLRTQRLKAEAEDTQTAGTDLRAKNDATATKIFRHIEAAYIAAASDEDRKLVGDLIDRINTVLSYTKTHYSQSLALKRLAAERRKQPKDPKKPKKPKKGTDPEIRLPDDGQPKTPETPKKPEGGGGGSGKHPEGGGGGTGGGGKHPEGGSGGTGGGGKPSEGGGGGTGGSGGGPEIHLPEE